One segment of Panthera leo isolate Ple1 chromosome A3, P.leo_Ple1_pat1.1, whole genome shotgun sequence DNA contains the following:
- the OSBPL2 gene encoding oxysterol-binding protein-related protein 2 isoform X3 translates to MLSQELSKITMPIAFNEPLSFLQRITEYMEHVDLIHRASCQSQALERMQCVAAFAVSAVASQWERTGKPFNPLLGETYELIREDLGFRFISEQVSHHPPISAFYSEGLHQDFLFHGSIYPKLKFWGKSVEAEPRGTITLELLKHNEAYTWTNPTCCVHNVIIGKLWIEQYGTVEILNHRTGDKCVLHFKPCGLFGKELHKVEGHIQDKNKKKLFMIYGKWTECLWGIDPAAYESFKKRERRGDHLSKPQPDDSSQKADGDVADAVPEVQETVQVIPGSKLLWRVNTRPPNSAQMYNFTSFTVSLNELQSGMEKTLAPTDCRLRPDIRGMENGDMDLASQEKERLEEKQREARRERAKQEAEWQTRWFHQGSNPHTGAPDWLYAGGYFERNFSRCPDIY, encoded by the exons ATGCTGTCACAG GAGCTGTCCAAGATCACCATGCCCATCGCCTTCAATGAGCCTCTGAGTTTCCTCCAGCGGATCACGGAGTACATGGAGCACGTGGACCTCATTCACAGAGCCTCCTGCCAGTCCCAGGCCCTGGAAAGGATGCAG TGCGTTGCTGCCTTCGCGGTGTCGGCGGTGGCTTCCCAGTGGGAGAGGACCGGCAAGCCCTTCAACCCGCTCCTGGGAGAGACGTACGAGCTGATCAG GGAGGATTTAGGATTCAGATTCATATCCGAGCAGGTGAGCCACCACCCCCCGATCAGTGCATTTTATTCAGAAGGCCTCCACCAGGACTTCTTGTTTCACGGCTCCATCTACCCGAAGCTGAAGTTCTGGGGCAAGAGCGTGGAGGCCGAGCCCCGGGGCACCATCACGCTGGAGCTGCTCAA ACACAATGAGGCTTACACCTGGACCAACCCTACCTGCTGTGTGCACAACGTGATTATCGGGAAGCTCTGGATAGAGCAGTACGGGACGGTGGAGATTCTGAACCACAG AACTGGAGATAAGTGTGTGCTTCATTTTAAACCGTGTGGACTGTTTGGAAAAGAACTTCACAAAGTGGAGGGGCACATCCAGGACAAAAA CAAAAAGAAGCTCTTTATGATCTATGGAAAATGGACAGAGTGTTTGTGGGGAATAGACCCTGCTGCGTACGAGTCCTTCAAGAAGCGGGAGAGGAGAGGCGACCACCTGAGCAAGCCACAGCCG GACGACAGCTCCCAGAAAGCTGACGGCGATGTGGCGGATGCCGTGCCCGAGGTTCAGGAGACTGTGCAGGTCATTCCAGGCAGCAAGCTACTCTGGAGGGTCAACACTCGGCCCCCCAACTCTGCCCAG ATGTACAATTTTACCAGCTTCACCGTCAGTCTCAACGAGCTGCAGAGCGGCATGGAGAAGACCCTGGCTCCCACGGACTGCCGCCTGCGCCCCGACATCCGCGGCATGGAGAACGGCGACATGG ATCTGGCGAGCCAGGAGAAGGAGCGGCTGGAAGAGAAGCAGCGGGAGGCCCGGAGGGAACGGGCCAAGCAGGAGGCCGAGTGGCAGACCAG GTGGTTTCATCAAGGCAGCAACCCACACACGGGGGCTCCCGACTGGTTGTATGCGGGGGGCTACTTTGAGCGGAATTTCTCCCGCTGCCCAGATATCTACTGA
- the OSBPL2 gene encoding oxysterol-binding protein-related protein 2 isoform X2: MNGEEEFFDAVTEASQRVAAVMCVDSGRSNGVGKAGERPPRENGIQKHRTSLPAPMFTRSDFSVWSILKKCIGLELSKITMPIAFNEPLSFLQRITEYMEHVDLIHRASCQSQALERMQCVAAFAVSAVASQWERTGKPFNPLLGETYELIREDLGFRFISEQVSHHPPISAFYSEGLHQDFLFHGSIYPKLKFWGKSVEAEPRGTITLELLKHNEAYTWTNPTCCVHNVIIGKLWIEQYGTVEILNHRTGDKCVLHFKPCGLFGKELHKVEGHIQDKNKKKLFMIYGKWTECLWGIDPAAYESFKKRERRGDHLSKPQPDDSSQKADGDVADAVPEVQETVQVIPGSKLLWRVNTRPPNSAQMYNFTSFTVSLNELQSGMEKTLAPTDCRLRPDIRGMENGDMDLASQEKERLEEKQREARRERAKQEAEWQTRWFHQGSNPHTGAPDWLYAGGYFERNFSRCPDIY; this comes from the exons ATGAACGGCGAGGAGGAATTCTTTGATGCTGTCACAG AGGCAAGTCAGAGAGTCGCTGCGGTGATGTGTGTGGACTCCGGCAGAAGTAATGGGGTCGGAAAGGCCGGGGAGAGGCCCCCTCGAGAAAATGGAATTCAGAAGCACAG GACGTCATTGCCTGCCCCGATGTTTACCAGAAGCGACTTCAGCGTGTGGAGTATATTAAAGAAATGCATCGGCCTG GAGCTGTCCAAGATCACCATGCCCATCGCCTTCAATGAGCCTCTGAGTTTCCTCCAGCGGATCACGGAGTACATGGAGCACGTGGACCTCATTCACAGAGCCTCCTGCCAGTCCCAGGCCCTGGAAAGGATGCAG TGCGTTGCTGCCTTCGCGGTGTCGGCGGTGGCTTCCCAGTGGGAGAGGACCGGCAAGCCCTTCAACCCGCTCCTGGGAGAGACGTACGAGCTGATCAG GGAGGATTTAGGATTCAGATTCATATCCGAGCAGGTGAGCCACCACCCCCCGATCAGTGCATTTTATTCAGAAGGCCTCCACCAGGACTTCTTGTTTCACGGCTCCATCTACCCGAAGCTGAAGTTCTGGGGCAAGAGCGTGGAGGCCGAGCCCCGGGGCACCATCACGCTGGAGCTGCTCAA ACACAATGAGGCTTACACCTGGACCAACCCTACCTGCTGTGTGCACAACGTGATTATCGGGAAGCTCTGGATAGAGCAGTACGGGACGGTGGAGATTCTGAACCACAG AACTGGAGATAAGTGTGTGCTTCATTTTAAACCGTGTGGACTGTTTGGAAAAGAACTTCACAAAGTGGAGGGGCACATCCAGGACAAAAA CAAAAAGAAGCTCTTTATGATCTATGGAAAATGGACAGAGTGTTTGTGGGGAATAGACCCTGCTGCGTACGAGTCCTTCAAGAAGCGGGAGAGGAGAGGCGACCACCTGAGCAAGCCACAGCCG GACGACAGCTCCCAGAAAGCTGACGGCGATGTGGCGGATGCCGTGCCCGAGGTTCAGGAGACTGTGCAGGTCATTCCAGGCAGCAAGCTACTCTGGAGGGTCAACACTCGGCCCCCCAACTCTGCCCAG ATGTACAATTTTACCAGCTTCACCGTCAGTCTCAACGAGCTGCAGAGCGGCATGGAGAAGACCCTGGCTCCCACGGACTGCCGCCTGCGCCCCGACATCCGCGGCATGGAGAACGGCGACATGG ATCTGGCGAGCCAGGAGAAGGAGCGGCTGGAAGAGAAGCAGCGGGAGGCCCGGAGGGAACGGGCCAAGCAGGAGGCCGAGTGGCAGACCAG GTGGTTTCATCAAGGCAGCAACCCACACACGGGGGCTCCCGACTGGTTGTATGCGGGGGGCTACTTTGAGCGGAATTTCTCCCGCTGCCCAGATATCTACTGA
- the OSBPL2 gene encoding oxysterol-binding protein-related protein 2 isoform X1: MNGEEEFFDAVTGFDSESSSGGFSEASQRVAAVMCVDSGRSNGVGKAGERPPRENGIQKHRTSLPAPMFTRSDFSVWSILKKCIGLELSKITMPIAFNEPLSFLQRITEYMEHVDLIHRASCQSQALERMQCVAAFAVSAVASQWERTGKPFNPLLGETYELIREDLGFRFISEQVSHHPPISAFYSEGLHQDFLFHGSIYPKLKFWGKSVEAEPRGTITLELLKHNEAYTWTNPTCCVHNVIIGKLWIEQYGTVEILNHRTGDKCVLHFKPCGLFGKELHKVEGHIQDKNKKKLFMIYGKWTECLWGIDPAAYESFKKRERRGDHLSKPQPDDSSQKADGDVADAVPEVQETVQVIPGSKLLWRVNTRPPNSAQMYNFTSFTVSLNELQSGMEKTLAPTDCRLRPDIRGMENGDMDLASQEKERLEEKQREARRERAKQEAEWQTRWFHQGSNPHTGAPDWLYAGGYFERNFSRCPDIY; encoded by the exons ATGAACGGCGAGGAGGAATTCTTTGATGCTGTCACAG GCTTTGATTCTGAGAGCTCTTCCGGGGGATTTTCAGAGGCAAGTCAGAGAGTCGCTGCGGTGATGTGTGTGGACTCCGGCAGAAGTAATGGGGTCGGAAAGGCCGGGGAGAGGCCCCCTCGAGAAAATGGAATTCAGAAGCACAG GACGTCATTGCCTGCCCCGATGTTTACCAGAAGCGACTTCAGCGTGTGGAGTATATTAAAGAAATGCATCGGCCTG GAGCTGTCCAAGATCACCATGCCCATCGCCTTCAATGAGCCTCTGAGTTTCCTCCAGCGGATCACGGAGTACATGGAGCACGTGGACCTCATTCACAGAGCCTCCTGCCAGTCCCAGGCCCTGGAAAGGATGCAG TGCGTTGCTGCCTTCGCGGTGTCGGCGGTGGCTTCCCAGTGGGAGAGGACCGGCAAGCCCTTCAACCCGCTCCTGGGAGAGACGTACGAGCTGATCAG GGAGGATTTAGGATTCAGATTCATATCCGAGCAGGTGAGCCACCACCCCCCGATCAGTGCATTTTATTCAGAAGGCCTCCACCAGGACTTCTTGTTTCACGGCTCCATCTACCCGAAGCTGAAGTTCTGGGGCAAGAGCGTGGAGGCCGAGCCCCGGGGCACCATCACGCTGGAGCTGCTCAA ACACAATGAGGCTTACACCTGGACCAACCCTACCTGCTGTGTGCACAACGTGATTATCGGGAAGCTCTGGATAGAGCAGTACGGGACGGTGGAGATTCTGAACCACAG AACTGGAGATAAGTGTGTGCTTCATTTTAAACCGTGTGGACTGTTTGGAAAAGAACTTCACAAAGTGGAGGGGCACATCCAGGACAAAAA CAAAAAGAAGCTCTTTATGATCTATGGAAAATGGACAGAGTGTTTGTGGGGAATAGACCCTGCTGCGTACGAGTCCTTCAAGAAGCGGGAGAGGAGAGGCGACCACCTGAGCAAGCCACAGCCG GACGACAGCTCCCAGAAAGCTGACGGCGATGTGGCGGATGCCGTGCCCGAGGTTCAGGAGACTGTGCAGGTCATTCCAGGCAGCAAGCTACTCTGGAGGGTCAACACTCGGCCCCCCAACTCTGCCCAG ATGTACAATTTTACCAGCTTCACCGTCAGTCTCAACGAGCTGCAGAGCGGCATGGAGAAGACCCTGGCTCCCACGGACTGCCGCCTGCGCCCCGACATCCGCGGCATGGAGAACGGCGACATGG ATCTGGCGAGCCAGGAGAAGGAGCGGCTGGAAGAGAAGCAGCGGGAGGCCCGGAGGGAACGGGCCAAGCAGGAGGCCGAGTGGCAGACCAG GTGGTTTCATCAAGGCAGCAACCCACACACGGGGGCTCCCGACTGGTTGTATGCGGGGGGCTACTTTGAGCGGAATTTCTCCCGCTGCCCAGATATCTACTGA